The DNA sequence ACGACAAAGACCACAGTGGCGTCGGAATGGAATTCAATCGTTCTGTCAAACACTTTCTGTTTTTCAGCCGATTATGTCACAGGCACCGCTTTGTATAGCGCTGGAAGAATGTCtgcagatacacacacacacacacacacacacacacacacacacacacacacacgcacacactgaaCGTTGTCAGATGGTACACACGTTGCAAAGGTACGAGATGTACGTCACAAAAATGCCACAGCAAGGCTCAACCAGTGCTTCACCCGTcatccacccccccccccccccccccccccccccccccaacaatTAGTAAACATAAAACTCACCTAAAACCAGCCCTCCTGCGTACTGTCGTACCGAATGCCGGTCGTTGCTCGAGGATAGCGACGGATAAGTTTGCAAAAGAGATGccgcaagaaacaaaaaagcaggaaaaacacacacacaccaccaccacggagAGCACGATTTGTTTTGGAGCATATGGGGCACTTTTTTGTGACTTTTTCTGGCTCGTCTGCAAACCCAGAAAGTAACCAAATGacaaagaacacacacacacacacacacaccacacacacacacacacacacacgcgcatcaAAGCTTTTGTAATAGTGCTTAATATTCAATCAAAACGAAAATTATTAGGCAATttacaatggatgtgtcaaatcagtacaatttgctcaaagagttgtcaaatttagaaatcCGCGTGTAAGAGGTACCgagtatctcggggaccgcctgtcgTGAACAGATTGGACACCGCTGTCCCATACGGGCATCAAATATCTGCATGCCTTCGAAATTCGGAAGCCGCATTCGCAAACAAACGTTCCCTTTTTCtcggaaagagagagagagagagagagagagagagagagaaatagagagaagaGAGATGAGTAAAGGGAACCGAGGGAAGGTATGTCAAGGGAGCAGAGGGAGCAGATATGTCATCAATCAAAGGGAATCCTTCAACGgaaatgtcaaaaaaaaaacaacaacgcagAAAACCCAAAACCTACAGaatgtttaacaaaaaaacaatggtttttttcttctttgccaaatgattttttattgtccaaaaaaaaaaaacagaacttTACCAGAAGGAAATTCGCCAATATCTTTCGCTACACGAACTACAAAATGGCTGTTGGTTTTAGAATTTAATTTAGAAACAAATTTTCAGTATTCTTCCAAACGTGACGTTTTCGATTGCTCCACCCGATGATCTCGTCGCCACATCGCCCCGTAGCCGCTCACTCTCCCGCACCCTCGTTGCGCACGCCGTCGCTGGCCGTCGCTGGCCGGTGCTTCTTCCGCCCGCCAAACAGACGGCGAACCATCCGCCCGAACAGCCGGGCCGGTCTTACGCGCTGAGGCTTTGCCCGAGGGTCACATTCAGGGCGCCGTCCGGCATCGGCGACGGGGACGGCAGCTGGTTCAAATATCcctccaccatcaccagcagctCCATCTGGTCGAGCAGGCTGACCAGCACGCCCAGCAGCTCGAGCATCTGGCGCATCAGCCACAGCAGCTCGCACATCACCACCGTGGAgatgagcagcagcaccagcagcaggaccACCACCAGCCCGTCCTTGGACAGCATCGGCGCGGGCCGGATCCTCTCGGGCCGGATCATCGCGGATCGGGCGgtaccgcagcagcagcggcgtggTCGAGGACGCGAGCGACACGAAGCTGTCGCTGGACGCGGTGATCAGCGACTGGGAGGAGGACGCTTCCGGCACGGCACGCGCGTTACGTTCGCACTGCAGGTGGCTCTCGCAcatatgggggggggggggggttcgcCTCACCTTCGGATCGGATGTTTTGGTTCACGGGttggcaaaacacacacacacacacacaagcaaggGTAAGGAACACAGCAAACAGTCACCGAATTCGTTGCCGATAAAGGGCCGGACTCCTTCACAGCAACACGCACCGCAGGAACCAGACAGCCAGACACGCGCagcaacacaccaacaccagcacCATGCAGGAACAGCAGCACGAACGGGTTGAGGCTTTGCCTTTGACACGCCAAACAGTCACGCCGGGAGCAGGCCGAAGCAATGGTAGAACTGTACCGATGAGCGCTTCAAACGGAAATAAGCGGACCGGCTCGAGCGGACTTGAACGATTGCGCACGAGGAACAATGAGTGCCCtgctcacacaaacacacacacacacacacacatgcactcgTGACAAATCCGGATTGTGGGGCCCGCCGCGACCGAGCAGCAGCTTCGCCTGGTGGCTCACGATGAAGGCGAAAGAGCGAAACAGTGCCAGCGCACGGCAAACAGGGATAGAGCGTGGCTCCATTAAAAGTGGCCAAGGCGGGCGAgagaacgcgcgcgcgcgcgagagggAGACAAAAAAGCGCTGACacaaatgcaaatatttcacGCAAACGCGCGACCCTTCCGGGACACGGGAGGCCatctttcttttgctctcaacgcgagcgcgcgcgtgtgtgtgtccgcgTGTTCCCCCTctccgggtgtgtgtgtgtgtgtgtcggtgtgggTAGGCGCTCGGGAAAGGGCATACGTCACGCGGGCCGTACCGTGACACAGGCCGAGCGaagcaaaaattgcaaaaaaaaagggtaaacGAGCAAAAGAGACAACTCAACCTCAGCacgagttttattttttagttattttgttttattatattCACGCTACACCCAAAAGCGTTCAGTGTTTTGCCAAAAGTTGTCTAATAATTATATGTACACACCAAAAATTTACATCGAGTTTGTGTAGCGCTTTGCACCACTCGCCCATCGCCCGCACGCGCTGGCACCTGCTCCCTTTGCGCCGCCGCCCCCGTACCGGATGTTGGGGTTACTTCAGTACCAGTCCGCCATGCCGAGCCCCGAGTCGTTGTGCGGATCCGGCTGCTCCGCTTCCGGCGACGGATCCACCTCCATGTCGACGTCCGGGTCGCTAAGGTGCAGCTGGCCCATCCGGTCCAGCGAGTCGATGTTGTTCACCAGATCGTTCAGGTGGTGCTGCACCCAGGCGTAGTCGCTCGGGCGCAGGTACCGCCGCCCGTCCAGCTGCTCCCGCCACAGCGTCTCCAGCTGGTGCAGGAAGAATTCGTGGTGCGCGCTGCCCGGCCGCAGCACCAGGCAGACGTGCGCGTGCAGCCGCCGCCAGTCCTGTTCCGCCCGCAGGCGCAGCTGCTTGTGGTGCACCGTGGTCTGGAAGGATTCGCGCGGGCCTACCGGTACCCGGCGGTGCACGCACCGCCGATACTCGCACGCCCGGGCGCTTTGGCGCGATGCTCGGTGCTGTTGCTCTGTCGGCCGGTGCGACATCTCGGTGCTGGCGGTTTGCTGTCCTGCGCGGGCACGGTCACTTGGGTCACTGGGTAGCACGGCGGAGTACAAAACGGCTGGCTGGCGGTGCTGGTGCTCAAGTGCTGCTCGCTGCGACGAAGGCTTGTGTCAAAGTGATTGCCCCGCGGCGAGCACGGCCCGAGCGCAACGGTTGCTCGCCGTTGCTATTGGTTACGGCACCTTTGCTGGGCGTCGTGCAAGCACTGTGTACTATGCTTACGCTTTACACTTGATGCCAGCGATGGAATGCTCAACGAGATGAGGCATTAGTTTCCGTCGGCTAGAAGTGAAGCCCTCCATCGAGAGCAGAGTGTGAAATATGGCGACCAAGAAAAGCGCAGGGGTGAGATAGACATAAAAaggataacaacaacaaaaaataaaataaatgcatcCCTTTCGAGGAGAATCAACGGCATTGTGACATAagacatttcttttttttattgtttcagaAATGCTTCGTTCGAAATTAGGTGACACACCCCTCGGTGCTCTGAGCGATCATTGTAATTTGAGCCTTTTTCCCTGGTTCCTGTACAGCCCGGACCGACACCATCACCCGAAGATTTGTTTTCTCTACTGCCAGCAGGACCCATGACCCGATGACGAGCAGCAAATCGCAAAAATCCCCATTACATCACATATTACAGCAAGCAGATCaagcagacgacgaacccgcaTTGATTCGACTGCGGCAACCATCTTTGATTCGATGGGGTTTTATGAGACGATTGGACATCAAGATCAGCGGGTCGTTTGAAGTAGAGTTAAGCTAATTTAATTGCAGCTAGAGGAGATGGTAAGCATGAGCAGGAACACGACTGTACACCAAACAATTAGGTACGCGTTTGCGTGTTTTAAGCCTTCGCCGGAGAGATGATGTTAAAGGATGGTTCCAAAATCCGCCAAAAGTTGCAATCCTACTGATTGCATCGCCTAGAATTCCTAAAGAAAAAAGGCACTGAAAACCAACCGCTATTACGAATCGTTTCTTCACACCCTGTCGCCCGATCGCCCATTGGATTATGATTGTGatttccaatttccatctttaaaataattcaaccaCGTAGTTTGGAGCAAGCGCTTTGCAGAACCGGTTAACAGCTAACACTTTTCGAACCGGCCGGGCGATCGCCTTCGCATTCCGAGCCGTTGCATGACCCCTGCGGCGAGCGAAGTGCAGCGCACGGGAGGGAAAAACGAGTGAAGCGCGCAATAAAACCTTAAACCCTGAACGGGCCGGGCGGCGACCGGGTGTGAAGCTTGGTGGGCATAAATAACCATAAACATAAATACAAAGGCAACCGAGAGCAGGAGAGAGAGCGCTCGTGCTGGCCGGAGCAGCAGTGAagacgtgtttttttttcggacgATAAAACCAAGCGTCATTACATGTCGTTCTTCGGTTTTTCGGTTCTTCGTTGTGAAACACACCTCGAATGCAATCGCTAATCGTTGTTGGAGTTCCGGATTGGTTTTATTCAACCGTTagccgaaacaaaaaaaaaacaaaaacaaaaacactgcaGCGCCTAAAACTTGTCCTTGGCCGCCCGCAGTGCCTGCATCGTCTCGAGCGGCGTGCCCTTGCCGACGTACGCCTGCACCGCCGGCTGGTGCACGCGCATAAACACGTTGATGCGCTTCTCCTGCCCGATGGTGGAGGGGACGAGGGCCCGCCGGCCCTCCAGGTCGGCGGCCTGGGCCCGCTCGAGCAGCGCGCGCGTATCCGCATTGTCCGGCTCGACCTGGTGGCCGAAGCGCAGGTTCTGCAGCGCGTACTCGTGCCCGCAGTACACGCGCGTATCGTCCGGCAGGGCGGACAGCTTGCCGATCAGCGCGTCGTACATCTGGTCGGGCGTGCCCTCGAAGAAGCGGCCACAGCCGGCCAGGAACAGCGTGTCGCCGGTGAAGACGGCCCGCTCGCCCCGGTCGCCGCCCTCGACGTAGTAGCAGACGTGCGACGTGGTGTGGCACGGCGTGGCCAGACACCGGACGCGCAGCTGCCCGATCGCGAACGTGTCGTCCTGCCCGACCCGGTTGGTCAGGCCGGGGATGCGCTCGTCGTCGCCCCCGTACACGGTCAGCTGGCCCCAGTCGGCGTGCTGGCGGTACTGCTCGCACAGCGCCTCGTTGCCCCCGGCGTGGTCCCAGTGGTGGTGCGTCGTGAGCAGCTGGTTCAGCTTGCAGCCCTGCTCCCGGGCCACCTCCAGCACCCGGGCCGGCTCGACCGGATCGACGACGGCGGCCTGGCGCGTCGCATTGCACACCACCAGGTACATGAAGTTGTCCTTCAGCGCGGGTATCTTCGTCACCGTCATGCTCGCCATCGCGGTCGTCTGTGTTGTGCGGGGCCGGCGCTGAAGGCTGAAGCTGGACACTGTGGAACCGGAGCAGGAAACGGAATCACACTACTGACGGAAAACAAACACGGTTGTGCTTACCGGTAAAGTACAGGGCAGTCAGTCGCTGGGACAGCCGGTGGGGCAGAAAGCTGAGCAGCGCCATACGCGGCCACGGCGGAGGAAAAAGCAGAGCGGGCACAGAGCAGTTAGTATATCTCAACGGCGGTACCTCCCATCGGGTTTGCCGCACACCACAGCAACACGGGGCGATAGGGATGCTGGTGAAGGGGCGCAAAGGCAAAGCCGGACAGCTAACTTACGGTGGGATGggtttttagcttttttgctgttgcttttacGCCGTACCTACGATTACACAGCAGTTCTGTGGGGTGTGTTGATAAGGCGAATCCGGGCACTGGTGGTGATAATTTGccggtgtttgtttgttttgttgtgcagTGAATTTGACAGCCGCGGCTAAAGCGCACTATGGGCTGTGATGGTGGTTGAAAAAAGATTCTCATTTCTCATTTgcgtcattttatttttctgatgattgatttaattattaGTTTAAGTATCatgaatattttttatgcTTCAATTTAATGCTCCAATTTTTTTATTCCCATATATCACAGGAACAGAGCTTGGCTTCATGCCCACACTGGGGTGTCGTTGTTCCATGAGTGGTCATAAAGTGTATTTTCagttttacgtttttttttgaagaacCCGTTTACAATACCAAGTCATGGGTCGAGGGAAAAATACCGAAACagaaattggaaaataaaatatatcaaCTGCAAAACCAGGTTATTTTGTACGCAAACATAGTAAACCATAGTTTGTAGGTGTTTGTTAAATGAAAAAGAGCATAACATACAAAttacatttgttttaaaactaaaacacaGGAATAAAG is a window from the Anopheles merus strain MAF chromosome X, AmerM5.1, whole genome shotgun sequence genome containing:
- the LOC121596552 gene encoding hydroxyacylglutathione hydrolase, mitochondrial isoform X1, which produces MALLSFLPHRLSQRLTALYFTVSSFSLQRRPRTTQTTAMASMTVTKIPALKDNFMYLVVCNATRQAAVVDPVEPARVLEVAREQGCKLNQLLTTHHHWDHAGGNEALCEQYRQHADWGQLTVYGGDDERIPGLTNRVGQDDTFAIGQLRVRCLATPCHTTSHVCYYVEGGDRGERAVFTGDTLFLAGCGRFFEGTPDQMYDALIGKLSALPDDTRVYCGHEYALQNLRFGHQVEPDNADTRALLERAQAADLEGRRALVPSTIGQEKRINVFMRVHQPAVQAYVGKGTPLETMQALRAAKDKF
- the LOC121596552 gene encoding hydroxyacylglutathione hydrolase, mitochondrial isoform X2, which encodes MASMTVTKIPALKDNFMYLVVCNATRQAAVVDPVEPARVLEVAREQGCKLNQLLTTHHHWDHAGGNEALCEQYRQHADWGQLTVYGGDDERIPGLTNRVGQDDTFAIGQLRVRCLATPCHTTSHVCYYVEGGDRGERAVFTGDTLFLAGCGRFFEGTPDQMYDALIGKLSALPDDTRVYCGHEYALQNLRFGHQVEPDNADTRALLERAQAADLEGRRALVPSTIGQEKRINVFMRVHQPAVQAYVGKGTPLETMQALRAAKDKF